A genomic stretch from Abditibacteriota bacterium includes:
- a CDS encoding DUF5131 family protein has translation MHDIWNPWHGCRKCSEGCMNCYMYYLDAMREHDGADIYRTKAGFAYPLSRDRNGRYNVRSGEMLRVCMTSDFFLEEADRWRPEAWEIIRKRPDVKFFLLTKRPHRVREHLPPDWGDGWENVMLNVSCENQRRA, from the coding sequence ATGCACGACATATGGAACCCCTGGCACGGCTGCAGAAAATGCAGCGAAGGGTGTATGAACTGCTATATGTATTATCTCGACGCTATGAGAGAACATGACGGCGCGGATATATACAGGACCAAGGCCGGCTTCGCATATCCCCTGTCCAGGGACCGCAACGGCCGTTACAATGTCCGTAGCGGCGAGATGCTCAGGGTCTGCATGACCTCGGACTTTTTTCTGGAGGAGGCGGACCGGTGGAGGCCGGAGGCCTGGGAAATCATCCGCAAGAGGCCGGACGTGAAGTTTTTTCTCCTGACCAAGAGGCCCCACCGGGTCCGGGAGCACCTGCCTCCGGACTGGGGAGACGGCTGGGAAAACGTGATGCTGAACGTGAGCTGCGAAAATCAGCGGCGGGCC